From Trueperella pecoris, a single genomic window includes:
- a CDS encoding Fur family transcriptional regulator, giving the protein MDTPFEEQLREAGLRVTRPRLSVLEELEARPHSTADAVRQGVTQRLGSVSTQAIYDVLHVLTEKGLLREIEPHGSVPLYELARHDNHHHLVCRKCRTLVDIPCVVGSAPCLEPSDTHGFVIDEAEVTFWGYCPACQ; this is encoded by the coding sequence ATGGACACACCCTTTGAAGAGCAACTACGCGAAGCTGGCCTTCGCGTCACGCGCCCGCGGCTGTCGGTGCTCGAAGAGCTCGAAGCTCGACCGCACTCCACCGCAGACGCTGTCCGTCAGGGTGTCACCCAGCGCCTCGGTTCTGTCTCCACGCAGGCAATCTACGACGTCCTCCACGTCCTCACCGAAAAGGGCCTCCTGCGCGAAATCGAGCCACACGGATCCGTCCCCCTCTATGAACTCGCGCGTCACGACAATCATCACCACCTCGTGTGCCGCAAGTGCCGCACGCTCGTCGACATTCCGTGCGTCGTCGGATCGGCACCCTGCCTCGAGCCTTCAGATACTCATGGTTTCGTGATCGACGAGGCGGAAGTGACCTTCTGGGGCTACTGCCCTGCCTGCCAATAG
- the nrdI gene encoding class Ib ribonucleoside-diphosphate reductase assembly flavoprotein NrdI — protein sequence MVHIVYFSSTTNNTQRFVEKLGFSNERIPLRPTDDFLRVEQEYVLVTPTYGGGNQKGAVPKQVIKFLNDEHNRSLIRGVISAGNTNFGTAYCLAGDIISAKTKVPHMYRFELLGTPRDVEVVREGLEEFWTQL from the coding sequence ATGGTTCACATTGTCTATTTCTCGTCGACTACCAATAACACGCAACGATTTGTGGAAAAGCTGGGATTCTCCAACGAGAGGATCCCGCTGCGTCCCACCGATGATTTCCTGCGGGTCGAGCAAGAATACGTGCTCGTCACCCCAACCTACGGCGGCGGAAATCAAAAGGGCGCCGTCCCCAAACAGGTCATCAAGTTTCTCAACGACGAGCACAACCGCTCACTCATTCGCGGCGTGATATCGGCGGGAAACACCAACTTCGGCACGGCATACTGCCTCGCGGGAGACATTATTTCCGCGAAGACGAAGGTTCCACACATGTACAGGTTCGAACTGCTCGGCACCCCGCGGGATGTGGAAGTGGTTCGAGAAGGATTGGAAGAATTTTGGACACAACTCTGA
- a CDS encoding S9 family peptidase translates to MTNLNAGAPRAQRIPYERHFHGQTFIDYYEWMREDESRVCEHIDAENAWFDENTRDQQGLREQIVAEIASRTKETDVSVPVRQGDYWYWSRTWEGRPYEGLFRVPVNGLKQTEKASGERPQPGTAGAGETCVYDANQLGAHEEYFATGSSEVSPDGRLFALAMDTTGDEHFKLRIHEIESDVVVDDAVEGIGYGLVWLADSSGVFYTRVDDAWRPHEVWLHRVGTSPEEDVLICQENDEMYNLWIEASREGTWMVVSAASTDTTEVRLISTVTLEEILVRPRQQGVSYWVEPAGDELLICHNVNEIGFELASAPVRPSEPKEWLSLVKPAKGERIFDVTAFKDFAAFEMRSNGGTQIRVMERAEKGWEESYVVPIPETMTVEFAANPEWESTVIDVVAESLIQPRTWMSWDVENKKLETLKRLDVPGYDPDSYVEYREWATAADGVKIPMTIAHRADLDRKGTNPGFIYGYGSYEVSNDPYFTAMRLPLLDRGVVYAVAHIRGGGEMGREWYEDGRLLKKKNTFTDFVAASRQLVDSGLVDGGRLAAEGRSAGGLLMGAVTNLAPELYRVILAGVPFVDALTTILKPELPLTVGEWEEWGNPIESAEVYDYMAQYSPYENIRAVRYPAILATTSLNDVRVSYLEPTKWIQELRNTVAEDSGMILQYTEKVAGHAGGSGRYSRWERRARELAFVLRQLGVA, encoded by the coding sequence ATGACGAATTTGAATGCGGGGGCTCCACGCGCGCAGCGAATCCCCTACGAGCGGCACTTCCATGGGCAGACCTTCATCGATTACTACGAATGGATGCGTGAAGACGAGTCGCGCGTGTGTGAACACATCGATGCTGAGAACGCTTGGTTCGATGAAAATACGCGGGATCAGCAGGGGCTGCGCGAACAGATCGTGGCCGAGATTGCCTCGCGGACCAAGGAGACGGATGTTTCGGTTCCGGTGCGCCAGGGTGATTACTGGTACTGGAGTCGCACGTGGGAGGGTCGCCCATATGAGGGCCTGTTCCGCGTTCCGGTCAATGGGCTGAAGCAGACGGAGAAGGCCTCGGGCGAGCGTCCGCAGCCCGGGACTGCCGGCGCTGGCGAGACCTGCGTGTATGACGCCAACCAACTTGGTGCCCACGAAGAGTACTTTGCCACGGGGTCGTCGGAGGTTTCCCCCGACGGCCGCCTTTTCGCGCTCGCGATGGACACGACGGGCGATGAGCACTTCAAACTTCGTATTCATGAGATTGAGTCGGACGTCGTCGTCGACGACGCCGTTGAAGGCATCGGCTACGGACTAGTGTGGTTGGCTGACTCCAGTGGTGTCTTCTACACGCGCGTGGATGATGCCTGGCGTCCCCACGAGGTGTGGTTGCACCGGGTTGGCACGAGTCCCGAGGAAGATGTGCTCATCTGCCAGGAAAATGACGAGATGTATAACCTGTGGATCGAGGCTTCGCGTGAGGGGACGTGGATGGTGGTCAGTGCCGCGTCCACGGACACGACCGAGGTTCGCCTCATCTCGACTGTCACCCTCGAGGAAATCCTCGTGCGCCCGCGCCAACAGGGTGTTTCTTATTGGGTCGAGCCCGCCGGCGACGAGCTTCTGATCTGCCATAACGTCAACGAGATCGGTTTTGAGCTGGCCAGCGCGCCCGTGCGTCCGAGCGAGCCAAAAGAGTGGCTGAGCCTGGTCAAGCCGGCAAAGGGTGAACGTATTTTTGACGTGACGGCCTTCAAGGACTTTGCCGCGTTCGAAATGCGCTCAAACGGCGGCACTCAGATTCGAGTGATGGAACGCGCGGAAAAGGGTTGGGAGGAGTCGTACGTCGTACCGATTCCGGAGACCATGACGGTGGAGTTTGCTGCTAATCCCGAGTGGGAGAGTACTGTGATCGACGTCGTCGCCGAATCGCTCATCCAGCCGCGCACGTGGATGTCGTGGGATGTGGAGAACAAGAAGCTTGAGACGCTCAAGCGCCTCGACGTGCCCGGTTATGATCCTGACTCCTACGTCGAGTACCGCGAATGGGCGACGGCGGCAGACGGGGTGAAGATCCCGATGACGATCGCCCACCGCGCTGACCTCGATCGTAAGGGGACTAACCCCGGATTCATCTATGGATATGGTTCCTACGAGGTTTCCAACGATCCGTATTTCACCGCTATGCGGTTGCCGCTGCTTGATCGCGGCGTCGTCTACGCCGTCGCCCATATTCGCGGCGGCGGCGAGATGGGGCGCGAATGGTACGAAGACGGGCGCCTTCTTAAAAAGAAGAACACGTTCACGGACTTCGTTGCGGCATCCCGTCAGCTTGTTGACAGCGGGTTGGTCGACGGCGGTCGGCTTGCGGCTGAGGGGCGCTCCGCCGGCGGACTGCTGATGGGTGCCGTGACCAACCTTGCCCCCGAGCTTTACCGGGTCATTCTCGCGGGCGTTCCTTTCGTGGACGCGCTCACCACAATCCTGAAGCCCGAACTTCCGTTGACCGTGGGCGAGTGGGAAGAATGGGGCAATCCAATCGAGTCCGCAGAAGTATATGACTACATGGCTCAATACTCTCCGTATGAGAATATTCGGGCCGTGCGGTACCCTGCAATCCTCGCGACCACGTCCTTGAACGATGTGCGTGTGTCCTACCTCGAGCCCACGAAGTGGATTCAGGAACTACGCAACACCGTCGCCGAAGATTCGGGCATGATCCTGCAATACACCGAGAAAGTTGCCGGTCACGCCGGCGGATCCGGCCGATATTCCCGGTGGGAGCGTCGCGCGCGCGAGCTGGCTTTCGTGTTGCGGCAACTGGGAGTCGCTTAG
- the nrdH gene encoding glutaredoxin-like protein NrdH: MAITVYTKPSCVQCTATKRALKKHGLEFAEIDLIEDAEALATVKALGYQQAPVIFAGGDHWSGYRPDKIKALVADAVSAEVSA, encoded by the coding sequence ATGGCTATTACCGTCTACACGAAGCCTTCGTGCGTGCAGTGCACCGCCACCAAGCGAGCACTGAAGAAGCACGGCCTTGAATTTGCGGAAATTGATCTCATCGAGGATGCTGAGGCTCTCGCCACCGTCAAGGCCCTGGGCTACCAGCAGGCGCCCGTCATCTTTGCCGGCGGCGACCACTGGTCGGGCTACCGCCCGGACAAGATCAAGGCCCTCGTCGCTGACGCGGTCAGCGCGGAGGTCTCCGCCTAA
- a CDS encoding S-ribosylhomocysteine lyase, which yields MEKMNVESFNLDHTLVAAPFIRIADVKRLPHGDVLTKYDVRFCQPNEDHLDMPAVHSIEHSVAEYARNHTDDIVDFSPMGCQTGFYLIRNAEPDVEGTMALLEHAFRDILAATSVPAANEVQCGWGSNHSLDAAQAAISTMLEARSQWGVVYA from the coding sequence ATGGAGAAAATGAACGTCGAGTCTTTCAACCTCGACCACACCTTGGTGGCAGCGCCATTCATCCGCATCGCGGACGTCAAGCGACTACCTCACGGAGACGTCCTCACGAAGTACGACGTGCGCTTCTGCCAACCCAACGAAGACCACCTCGACATGCCCGCAGTCCACTCCATCGAACATTCGGTGGCCGAATACGCGCGCAACCACACCGACGACATCGTCGACTTTTCCCCGATGGGCTGCCAAACCGGCTTCTACCTCATCCGCAACGCCGAACCCGACGTCGAAGGCACGATGGCCCTCCTGGAACACGCCTTCCGCGACATCCTCGCCGCCACGTCCGTCCCGGCCGCCAACGAGGTCCAGTGCGGTTGGGGCTCCAATCATTCTCTCGACGCCGCCCAGGCCGCCATCTCCACCATGCTTGAGGCACGCTCGCAGTGGGGTGTCGTGTACGCATGA
- the mtnN gene encoding 5'-methylthioadenosine/S-adenosylhomocysteine nucleosidase, with amino-acid sequence MTTINAIIVAAMTEEMTPFTSLLPDFTTSNVRTPFGSAFLARKGRSSILFLTTGVGMVAASGLLAWALGKFEPRAIVSVGSAGGLDDSLAIGDIVVGTKYVHGAADATAFGYAPGQVPGQPEYFEATADLVEAAQAASQANRSTHAGLVVSSDSFITEANVANMRTTFPGVLSADMESQALAQIAHAFDIPFASVRSISDVVGASDAKKQAQTFNEELDGVATAAARTVLDLLSRTSALDIERSGHGPAQYFSKASLQCALFLMLAKAHKLEPSAATLPDGLAADIAEHVDRLEPGVRERVIKLIAAGYKFSENEPSATLTAKDYDTQRAEFVKSHGKDQSGFMWPPTSQTVIKRFNGYWNDALTSIGLKPRRGRNRGGLKFSSDDYLFAIRSYVIDAHHDRRQPSFNAYTAWLTESGNAGKLPSGAAIRQRFGSWKEALNAAAIDRES; translated from the coding sequence ATGACCACAATTAACGCCATTATCGTTGCCGCTATGACGGAGGAGATGACCCCGTTCACCTCCCTCCTGCCCGACTTTACGACGTCGAACGTGCGCACCCCGTTCGGATCGGCCTTCCTCGCCCGCAAGGGCCGCTCTTCCATCCTCTTTCTCACGACGGGCGTGGGCATGGTAGCCGCCTCGGGCCTGCTCGCATGGGCGCTGGGTAAGTTCGAACCGCGCGCTATCGTGTCCGTCGGTTCCGCCGGCGGTCTCGATGACTCGCTCGCGATCGGGGACATCGTCGTCGGCACAAAGTACGTTCACGGAGCCGCGGACGCCACCGCGTTCGGCTACGCACCCGGTCAGGTTCCGGGCCAGCCCGAATACTTCGAAGCGACCGCGGACCTCGTCGAAGCCGCACAGGCTGCCAGCCAGGCGAACCGCAGCACGCACGCCGGGCTCGTCGTCTCCTCCGACTCGTTCATAACCGAGGCCAACGTCGCCAACATGCGCACAACCTTCCCAGGCGTCCTGTCCGCCGACATGGAATCCCAGGCGCTCGCCCAGATCGCCCACGCCTTCGACATCCCCTTCGCGTCGGTGCGATCAATTTCCGACGTCGTTGGCGCCAGTGACGCCAAGAAGCAAGCGCAAACCTTTAATGAAGAGCTGGACGGGGTTGCCACCGCGGCTGCCCGAACGGTACTTGACCTGCTCTCACGCACGTCGGCGCTCGACATCGAGCGTTCCGGTCACGGCCCAGCCCAATATTTTTCCAAGGCGTCATTGCAGTGTGCCCTGTTCCTCATGCTCGCCAAGGCCCACAAGCTCGAACCAAGCGCTGCGACGCTGCCCGATGGCCTCGCAGCCGACATCGCCGAACACGTCGACAGGCTTGAGCCAGGCGTCCGCGAGCGCGTAATCAAGCTGATCGCTGCAGGCTACAAGTTCTCGGAAAACGAGCCTTCCGCCACCCTGACCGCGAAGGACTACGACACTCAGCGGGCCGAGTTCGTTAAGAGCCACGGCAAGGACCAAAGCGGCTTCATGTGGCCGCCGACCTCGCAGACGGTGATCAAGCGATTCAATGGTTATTGGAACGACGCCCTGACCTCGATTGGTCTCAAACCACGCCGGGGCCGCAATCGTGGCGGACTGAAGTTCTCTTCCGACGACTACCTGTTCGCCATTCGCTCCTATGTGATCGACGCCCACCACGACCGCCGCCAGCCCTCGTTCAATGCCTACACGGCCTGGCTGACCGAGTCGGGCAACGCAGGAAAATTGCCCTCGGGCGCCGCTATTCGGCAACGGTTCGGGTCCTGGAAGGAAGCGCTCAACGCTGCTGCCATCGATCGGGAGTCTTAA